In uncultured Bacteroides sp., one genomic interval encodes:
- a CDS encoding ABC transporter ATP-binding protein — protein sequence MATIKINNLQKDFGEKRAVDIDNYVINNGDILGLVGNNGAGKTTFFRLILDLLQASNGAAFINDIDSSKSEEWKNITGAFIDEGFLIDYLTPEEYFYFIGKMYGLKKEEVDSRLTTFERFMNGEVIGQKKFIRNFSAGNKQKIGIISAMIHNPELLILDEPFNFLDPSSQSIIKHILKDYSQQTGATILISSHNLNHTTDICPRIALLEDGKIIRDIDNVDNSAEKELEAYFNVE from the coding sequence ATGGCAACAATAAAAATCAATAATTTACAAAAAGACTTCGGCGAAAAAAGAGCTGTAGATATAGATAATTACGTAATAAACAACGGAGACATATTGGGTTTGGTAGGAAACAACGGAGCTGGTAAGACTACATTTTTCCGCCTAATCCTGGATTTGTTGCAAGCCAGTAATGGGGCTGCCTTTATCAATGACATTGATTCCAGTAAAAGTGAAGAGTGGAAAAACATAACAGGTGCATTTATTGACGAAGGTTTCCTCATTGATTACCTCACTCCGGAAGAGTATTTCTACTTTATCGGGAAAATGTATGGACTAAAGAAAGAAGAAGTTGATAGCCGTTTAACAACATTCGAACGTTTTATGAATGGAGAAGTTATAGGACAAAAGAAATTTATCCGCAATTTCTCTGCCGGAAACAAACAGAAGATTGGTATTATCTCGGCCATGATTCACAATCCGGAGCTTCTTATACTCGATGAACCATTCAACTTCCTTGATCCAAGTTCACAGTCCATTATAAAACACATTCTTAAAGATTATAGCCAACAGACCGGTGCTACAATTCTGATTTCCAGTCATAACCTGAACCATACTACAGATATCTGCCCACGCATTGCTTTGCTAGAAGATGGTAAGATTATCAGAGACATAGACAACGTAGATAATTCCGCTGAAAAAGAGTTGGAAGCTTACTTCAACGTTGAATAG
- a CDS encoding TraB/GumN family protein, translating into MKKLFIISCILLFSISAGAQSLLWKVSGNGLKTPSYIFGTHHLAPLSILDKVSGFKEAFDASKQVVGELNMKDAQSPEGMKKMQDKMFITNDTTAQILFSDTEQATINSFLKANMGFDLNQVPKIRPAFISMMVAMTIAAKALSFNPKEQLDGYFQTKGEESGKKIAALETLEFQRDLLYDSQSLQRQARLLVCSLNDTAKIVRDTKELTEAYNNFNIDKMKKLSEEKQGNSCDPIPGEMESMIDNRNKDWAAKLPAIMKETPSFIAVGALHLPGENGLITLLRKQGFKVEPVK; encoded by the coding sequence ATGAAAAAACTATTTATTATTTCGTGCATCTTGCTATTTTCAATATCTGCCGGCGCACAATCTCTTTTGTGGAAAGTATCGGGCAATGGATTAAAGACTCCATCCTATATATTCGGGACTCACCATCTGGCTCCGTTGTCTATCCTCGATAAAGTTAGTGGCTTTAAAGAAGCTTTTGATGCAAGCAAACAAGTGGTAGGTGAACTGAATATGAAAGATGCACAATCTCCCGAAGGAATGAAAAAAATGCAGGATAAAATGTTCATTACTAATGATACTACTGCACAAATTCTTTTCAGTGATACTGAACAGGCTACTATTAATTCGTTTTTAAAAGCAAACATGGGATTTGATCTTAATCAGGTGCCCAAAATAAGACCTGCATTTATTAGTATGATGGTAGCAATGACTATTGCAGCCAAAGCCCTTTCTTTCAATCCTAAAGAACAGCTCGACGGATATTTTCAAACTAAGGGAGAAGAAAGCGGAAAAAAGATTGCAGCACTTGAAACTTTAGAATTTCAAAGAGACCTTCTGTATGACTCACAGTCTCTTCAACGCCAGGCACGTTTACTTGTATGTTCATTAAACGATACAGCCAAAATTGTAAGAGATACCAAAGAACTAACAGAAGCTTATAACAATTTCAATATAGACAAGATGAAAAAGCTGTCTGAGGAAAAACAAGGAAACAGTTGTGACCCTATACCAGGGGAAATGGAATCAATGATAGATAACAGAAATAAAGACTGGGCAGCGAAACTACCTGCTATTATGAAAGAAACTCCTTCTTTTATCGCTGTTGGTGCCTTACATCTTCCGGGAGAAAACGGTTTGATTACTTTACTCAGAAAGCAAGGATTCAAGGTTGAGCCTGTGAAATAA
- a CDS encoding VOC family protein, whose product MRVDHFAIWCDDIEAMCTFYTTYFDCVSNSKYHNPSKNYTSYFLSFGGGDCRIELMNRPDIVGEPVKRGFMKGIAHFDIEVGNEEMVDSLTERLRMDGYNIASEPRKTGDGYYEAGVLDPEGNYIEISAKV is encoded by the coding sequence ATGCGAGTTGACCATTTTGCAATTTGGTGTGATGATATTGAAGCAATGTGCACATTTTATACAACTTATTTTGACTGTGTAAGTAATAGTAAATATCATAATCCGTCAAAGAACTACACTTCGTATTTCCTTTCGTTTGGTGGCGGAGATTGCCGCATTGAATTAATGAATCGTCCGGACATTGTGGGTGAACCAGTAAAACGTGGATTTATGAAAGGTATTGCTCACTTTGATATTGAAGTTGGCAATGAGGAGATGGTCGATAGTTTAACGGAGCGACTTCGGATGGATGGTTATAATATTGCCAGCGAGCCTCGTAAAACAGGAGATGGTTATTATGAAGCCGGAGTTTTAGATCCTGAAGGTAATTATATTGAGATTTCGGCGAAGGTATAG